A single region of the Lotus japonicus ecotype B-129 chromosome 4, LjGifu_v1.2 genome encodes:
- the LOC130713794 gene encoding vacuolar protein sorting 38 isoform X2 — protein MRQKLESKKMMMENMSIRSRLAKEDASKQEEQLSGAVQSLLVAGGTLSVSRRNLEESSRSLSEENGYVRLRNLQKILRMRQQYMTSQISTLYPVKILVGPAQEQELEAYPLGSPAGSSTGLKPINQGSLTIQGLHLTMLSFRKMSFFTDKKEIQRSATALAYVAHAVSLVASYLQVPLRYPLRLGASRSHIIDNAPSVELTSSEASSSVMSFTNAKHVEFPLFFDGQDTTRAAYAVFLLNKDLEQLLNFIGAKSLGPRHVLANLRELLRTIQSSAYIDDLI, from the exons ATGCGGCAGAAATTGGAATCGAAGAAAATGATGATGGAGAATATGTCTATACGTTCTAGGCTGGCAAAGGAGGATGCTAGCAAGCAGGAGGAGCAGCTTAGTGGTGCAGTGCAATCACTTTTGGTGGCGGGTGGTACTCTCTCTGTATCTCGCAGAAATCTTGAG GAGTCAAGTAGATCACTGTCTGAAGAAAATGGTTATGTTCGTCTGAGAAACTTGCAAAAGATTCTAAGGATGCGACAGCAATACATGACATCTCAAATTTCAACGCTATATCCTGTAAAGATTTTGGTTGGACCAGCACAAGAGCAAGAACTTGAAGCATATCCATTAGGTAGCCCAGCAG GGTCTTCTACCGGACTTAAACCAATTAATCAAGGATCATTGACAATTCAGGGTTTGCATTTAACTATGTTATCCTTTAGGAAGATGAGTTTTTTCACTGATAAAAAGGAAATTCAGAGGTCTGCTACAGCCCTAGCGTATGTTGCACAT GCTGTTTCACTTGTAGCCTCGTACTTGCAAGTTCCTTTGCGATATCCTTTACGGTTAGGTGCCTCTCGTTCACATATTATTGACAATGCACCTTCAGTAGAGCTaacatcttctgaagcttcatcAAGTGTCATGTCTTTCACAAATGCCAAACATGTGGAGTTCCCCCTTTTTTTTGATGGTCAAGACACCACAAGAGCAGCTTATGCTGTATTCTTGCTAAATAAG GATTTAGAGCAGCTTCTGAATTTCATTGGTGCCAAGAGTCTGGGACCCCGCCATGTATTGGCTAATTTAAGGGAGCTTTTAAGGACTATCCAGTCATCAGCTTATATAGACGACTTGATCTAG
- the LOC130713794 gene encoding vacuolar protein sorting 38 isoform X1: MESNQNLSSRTTNTNKTDPEEDVKVIQWEDFEHDLARLSSLSSALNEANEKKRTLQQKLESLIQVNAESLGRSNELEGMRQKLESKKMMMENMSIRSRLAKEDASKQEEQLSGAVQSLLVAGGTLSVSRRNLEESSRSLSEENGYVRLRNLQKILRMRQQYMTSQISTLYPVKILVGPAQEQELEAYPLGSPAGSSTGLKPINQGSLTIQGLHLTMLSFRKMSFFTDKKEIQRSATALAYVAHAVSLVASYLQVPLRYPLRLGASRSHIIDNAPSVELTSSEASSSVMSFTNAKHVEFPLFFDGQDTTRAAYAVFLLNKDLEQLLNFIGAKSLGPRHVLANLRELLRTIQSSAYIDDLI, encoded by the exons ATGGAATCAAACCAAAATCTCTCATCGCGTACGACGAACACGAACAAAACTGACCCGGAAGAAGATGTCAAAGTGATTCAGTGGGAGGATTTTGAGCACGATCTTGCCAGGTTGTCGAGTCTTTCTTCTGCGCTCAACGAAGCTAATGAGAAGAAGCGAACCCTTCAGCAGAAGCTCGAGTCCCTCATCCAG GTCAATGCTGAATCATTGGGTCGATCGAATGAACTCGAGGGGATGCGGCAGAAATTGGAATCGAAGAAAATGATGATGGAGAATATGTCTATACGTTCTAGGCTGGCAAAGGAGGATGCTAGCAAGCAGGAGGAGCAGCTTAGTGGTGCAGTGCAATCACTTTTGGTGGCGGGTGGTACTCTCTCTGTATCTCGCAGAAATCTTGAG GAGTCAAGTAGATCACTGTCTGAAGAAAATGGTTATGTTCGTCTGAGAAACTTGCAAAAGATTCTAAGGATGCGACAGCAATACATGACATCTCAAATTTCAACGCTATATCCTGTAAAGATTTTGGTTGGACCAGCACAAGAGCAAGAACTTGAAGCATATCCATTAGGTAGCCCAGCAG GGTCTTCTACCGGACTTAAACCAATTAATCAAGGATCATTGACAATTCAGGGTTTGCATTTAACTATGTTATCCTTTAGGAAGATGAGTTTTTTCACTGATAAAAAGGAAATTCAGAGGTCTGCTACAGCCCTAGCGTATGTTGCACAT GCTGTTTCACTTGTAGCCTCGTACTTGCAAGTTCCTTTGCGATATCCTTTACGGTTAGGTGCCTCTCGTTCACATATTATTGACAATGCACCTTCAGTAGAGCTaacatcttctgaagcttcatcAAGTGTCATGTCTTTCACAAATGCCAAACATGTGGAGTTCCCCCTTTTTTTTGATGGTCAAGACACCACAAGAGCAGCTTATGCTGTATTCTTGCTAAATAAG GATTTAGAGCAGCTTCTGAATTTCATTGGTGCCAAGAGTCTGGGACCCCGCCATGTATTGGCTAATTTAAGGGAGCTTTTAAGGACTATCCAGTCATCAGCTTATATAGACGACTTGATCTAG
- the LOC130713367 gene encoding uncharacterized protein LOC130713367, which yields MAGVSLMCGDCGVLLRSVEEAQEHAELTSHSNFSESTEPVLNLVCSACSKPCRSKTESDLHTKRTGHTEFTDKTSETVKPISLEAPKVDAMAEDPIGATTDQTEEMIVPEVDKKLLEELESMGFSTARATRALHYSGNAGLESAVNWIVEHENDSDIDQMPLVPANTKVVASKPSLTPEELKAKQQELRERARKKKEEEEKRMEREREKERIRIGKELLEAKRIEEDNERKRLLALRKAEKEEERRAREKIKQKLEEDKVYTFSNHFVLPLVLLLSTLFSSVLNYLSQSNYKRLLFDCQVRSMTCRWIYMSSHLFSIYDRLRRRKLGLPPEEPSAAKPSTVVEEKKSFLPVRPATKADQMRECLRSLKQNHKEDDARVKRAFQTLLTYVGNVARNPDEEKFRKIRLSNQTFQDRVGGLKGGIEFLEVCGFEKIDGGEFLFLPRDKVDIAVLNSAGSELDSAIKNPFFGVL from the exons ATGGCGGGCGTTTCGCTCATGTGCGGCGACTGCGGCGTTCTGCTGAGGTCCGTAGAAGAAGCTCAGGAGCACGCCGAGCTCACCTCCCACTCCAACTTCTCCGAATCCACCGAACCCGTTCTCAACCTCGTTTGCTCCGCTTGCTCCAAACCCTGCCGATCCAAAACC GAGAGTGATTTGCACACGAAGAGAACTGGACACACTGAGTTTACTGACAAGACTTCAGAGACAGTGAAGCCAATAAGTTTAGAGGCTCCGAAGGTGGATGCAATGGCAGAGGATCCTATTGGTGCAACCACTGACCAAACTGAAG AGATGATTGTTCCGGAAGTTGACAAAAAGCTGCTCGAAGAACTTGAATCAATGGGGTTTTCAACCGCACGAGCAACACGGGCGCTTCATTATTCTG GTAATGCTGGCCTTGAGTCTGCTGTAAATTGGATAGTAGAGCATGAGAATGACTCTGACATAGATCAGATGCCCTtg GTACCTGCCAACACCAAAGTTGTTGCCTCTAAACCTTCTCTTACCCCTGAAGAATTGAAGGCCAAACAACAGGAACTAAG GGAGAGGGCTcgcaagaagaaagaagaggaagagaagagaatggagagagaaagagaaaag GAGAGGATTCGAATTGGCAAAGAGTTGCTGGAAGCAAAGAGGATTGAAGAAGACAATGAGAGAAAACG ATTGTTGGCTTTGAGAAAAGCAGAGAAAGAGGAGGAGAGAAGGGCTAGAGAGAAAATCAAGCAGAAGTTGGAAGAAGACAAGGTTTATACTTTTTCTAATCATTTTGTTTTACCTCTTGTTCTGTTGTTGTCAACACTCTTCTCTTCTGTTTTAAATTATCTTTCCCAATCTAATTACAAACGGTTGCTATTTGACTGTCAAGTCAGGTCA ATGACATGTAGATGGATTTATATGAGCTCACACCTTTTCTCTATTTATGACAGGCTGAGAAGGCGCAAACTTGGATTGCCTCCGGAGGAGCCATCAGCAGCCAAACCTTCAACTGTTGTAGAGGAGAAAAAG AGTTTTCTGCCAGTTAGGCCTGCTACAAAAGCTGACCAAATGAGAGAGTGCTTGCGTTCTCTCAAGCAGAACCACAAG GAGGATGATGCCAGAGTAAAGAGAGCATTCCAAACTCTTCTAACTTATGTGGGGAATGTTGCCAGAAATCCTGATGAAGAAAAATTCAGGAAGATTCGTCTTAGTAACCAAACTTTTCAG GATAGAGTTGGTGGCTTGAAAGGAGGGATAGAATTCCTGGAAGTTTGTGGGTTTGAGAAGATCGACGGGGGTGAGTTTTTGTTTTTGCCTAGGGACAAGGTTGATATTGCAGTCCTGAATTCAGCTGGGTCTGAACTGGACTCTGCAATAAAGAATCCCTTTTTTGGAGTTCTTTAG
- the LOC130710597 gene encoding PLASMODESMATA CALLOSE-BINDING PROTEIN 1-like gives MAPPPPSPELVSALFFTAIITIWSMNVAIVCGQGATWCVARSDASNDALQTALDYACGVGGADCFPLQPDQLCFLPNTIQAHASYAFNSFYQRKTRAPGSCDFSGTATIATTDPSYGSCVYPSTISAAGGPNTPSTTPPLNNPNMPPSSTTTPIFGGGNTGGLTPGMSTSLPDSSRAPSEAIATWLLVFFSSLLILAMIS, from the exons atggcaccaccaccaccatcaccagaGCTGGTTTCTGCTCTGTTTTTCACAGCCATTATCACGATTTGGAGCATGAATGTGGCGATTGTGTGTGGACAAGGAGCAACATGGTGTGTGGCGAGGAGTGATGCGAGCAACGATGCTCTGCAAACGGCTTTGGACTATGCATGTGGGGTGGGGGGTGCTGATTGTTTCCCTCTTCAGCCTGATCAACTCTGTTTTCTACCAAACACCATCCAAGCTCACGCTTCCTACGCCTTCAACAGCTTTTACCAGCGAAAAACCAGAGCTCCCGGTTCATGTGATTTTTCTGGCACCGCCACCATTGCCACAACCGATCCCA GCTATGGATCTTGTGTGTACCCATCTACTATAAG TGCTGCAGGAGGACCAAACACGCCAAGCACAACTCCTCCATTGAACAATCCAAATATGCCACCATCTTCCACAACAACACCAATCTTTGGTGGGGGCAACACTGGTGGCCTAACTCCAGGAATGAGCACTTCACTCCCTGACAGTTCTAGGGCACCTTCAGAAGCAATAGCCACCTGGCTTTTAGTTTTCTTTTCCTCTCTTCTCATTCTGGCCATGATTTCTTAG
- the LOC130709956 gene encoding PLASMODESMATA CALLOSE-BINDING PROTEIN 2-like: MATPSSPKNSVSMMLLTIVITTMTMNVMIVGARWCIARSSASPSALQANLNFACAHGADCRAIQPGGSCYEPNTILNHASYAYDSYYQHMLKAPSACNFGGTATIAVTDPSFGRCVYPPRYSQRNDEGANTPILMSGEDKHNVTI; the protein is encoded by the exons ATGGCGACACCATCTTCACCAAAAAACTCAGTTTCTATGATGTTGTTAACTATTGTCATCACAACAATGACCATGAATGTGATGATTGTAGGAGCAAGATGGTGCATAGCGAGGAGTAGTGCTAGCCCTAGTGCATTGCAGGCAAATTTAAACTTTGCATGTGCACATGGAGCTGACTGCAGAGCCATTCAGCCAGGTGGAAGCTGTTATGAACCAAACACCATCCTAAATCATGCTTCATATGCTTACGATAGCTACTATCAACACATGCTCAAAGCCCCCAGCGCATGTAACTTTGGTGGAACAGCCACCATTGCCGTAACTGATCCTA GCTTTGGACGATGTGTGTACCCTCCTCGATATTCCCAAAG GAATGATGAAGGAGCAAACACACCGATCTTGATGTCTGGAGAAGACAAGCATAACGTAACCATTTGA
- the LOC130716136 gene encoding S-protein homolog 21-like, producing the protein MLKVLVTVFSLLVILATNMLIVPVHGRRNTVRITNDLKGSGFTQLLVHCGSKDDDLGIHYLQSGQSFQWSFKDNIWGTTLFWCHLGWNSVSQTITAYRYSDDSCGSQCWRSIRPDGAYFYSAEPFRRWDKKYSW; encoded by the coding sequence ATGTTGAAGGTGTTGGTTACAGTTTTTTCTCTGTTGGTGATTCTTGCAACAAACATGTTGATAGTACCTGTGCACGGCCGCCGCAATACTGTGCGCATTACAAATGATTTGAAGGGTAGTGGTTTCACTCAGCTCTTAGTCCATTGCGGTTCAAAGGATGATGATCTTGGCATACATtatcttcaaagtggacagtccTTTCAATGGTCCTTTAAAGATAACATTTGGGGCACTACCTTGTTTTGGTGCCACTTGGGATGGAACAGTGTGAGCCAGACTATTACTGCTTATAGGTACTCAGACGATTCATGTGGATCGCAATGCTGGCGAAGTATTAGACCTGATGGAGCTTACTTTTACTCGGCAGAACCCTTTAGGCGCTGGGACAAGAAATACTCATGGTGA